One genomic segment of Coffea arabica cultivar ET-39 chromosome 6e, Coffea Arabica ET-39 HiFi, whole genome shotgun sequence includes these proteins:
- the LOC140009372 gene encoding uncharacterized protein isoform X2, giving the protein MLGEFITRILVILVALVTVLERIGDIFVSWLPMYGEMKLALFIYLWYPRTKGSGYVYDTILKPYMIKHETDIDRNLLEFRARAWDLLVYYWENCTQLGQTTFFQALDFLATHVGKLRLSSPAKPQNQETPTTPPAAPPSPSSPQSAGGIFRRLKQPSDKRRPPVPPTSQFKAHRSATQPTVSESVHVNLHDQTHFVRSEGQSEIDMDMETESDNGSSPKQASEQKEPNLDHHLRVARLKLRRSKGFH; this is encoded by the exons ATGTTAGGAGAATTCATCACCAGAATTTTAGT GATACTGGTGGCGTTGGTCACagttttggagagaattggtgaTATATTTGTATCATG GTTGCCCATGTACGGGGAGATGAAGTTGGCTCTGTTCATCTACTTGTGGTATCCAAGAACGAAG GGATCTGGCTATGTCTATGATACCATATTGAAGCCTTACATGATTAAGCACGAGACGGACATTGACCGAAATCTACTGGAGTTCAGGGCCAGAGCCTGGGACCTGCTGGTTTATTATTGGGAAAATTGCACGCAGTTGGGGCAGACAACATTCTTCCAAGCTCTTGATTTCTTGGCTACTCATGTTGGAAAGCTTCGACTGAGCAGCCCAGCG AAAcctcaaaatcaagaaactcCCACCACTCCACCGGCCGCCCCTCCAAGTCCCAGCTCGCCGCAATCAGCAGGTGGAATATTCCGGAGGCTCAAGCAGCCGTCCGACAAGAGGCGGCCGCCAGTCCCCCCGACATCCCAATTCAAAGCCCACCGCTCCGCCACCCAACCAACCGTATCAGAGTCAGTACATGTCAATCTCCACGACCAAACACACTTCGTCCGAAGCGAGGGCCAGTCCGAGATCGATATGGACATGGAGACGGAATCGGATAACGGGTCAAGCCCAAAACAGGCCTCAGAACAGAAGGAACCTAATTTGGACCACCACTTACGTGTTGCCCGCCTCAAACTTAGACGCTCCAAAGGCTTCCATTAG
- the LOC140009372 gene encoding putative HVA22-like protein g isoform X1: MLGEFITRILVLVLGYAYPAFECFKTVEKNKVGIEELRFWCQYWILVALVTVLERIGDIFVSWLPMYGEMKLALFIYLWYPRTKGSGYVYDTILKPYMIKHETDIDRNLLEFRARAWDLLVYYWENCTQLGQTTFFQALDFLATHVGKLRLSSPAKPQNQETPTTPPAAPPSPSSPQSAGGIFRRLKQPSDKRRPPVPPTSQFKAHRSATQPTVSESVHVNLHDQTHFVRSEGQSEIDMDMETESDNGSSPKQASEQKEPNLDHHLRVARLKLRRSKGFH; the protein is encoded by the exons ATGTTAGGAGAATTCATCACCAGAATTTTAGT GTTGGTTCTAGGGTATGCTTACCCTGCCTTTGAATGTTTCAAAACTGTAGAGAAGAACAAAGTAGGGATTGAAGAACTCCGATTTTGGTGTCAATACTG GATACTGGTGGCGTTGGTCACagttttggagagaattggtgaTATATTTGTATCATG GTTGCCCATGTACGGGGAGATGAAGTTGGCTCTGTTCATCTACTTGTGGTATCCAAGAACGAAG GGATCTGGCTATGTCTATGATACCATATTGAAGCCTTACATGATTAAGCACGAGACGGACATTGACCGAAATCTACTGGAGTTCAGGGCCAGAGCCTGGGACCTGCTGGTTTATTATTGGGAAAATTGCACGCAGTTGGGGCAGACAACATTCTTCCAAGCTCTTGATTTCTTGGCTACTCATGTTGGAAAGCTTCGACTGAGCAGCCCAGCG AAAcctcaaaatcaagaaactcCCACCACTCCACCGGCCGCCCCTCCAAGTCCCAGCTCGCCGCAATCAGCAGGTGGAATATTCCGGAGGCTCAAGCAGCCGTCCGACAAGAGGCGGCCGCCAGTCCCCCCGACATCCCAATTCAAAGCCCACCGCTCCGCCACCCAACCAACCGTATCAGAGTCAGTACATGTCAATCTCCACGACCAAACACACTTCGTCCGAAGCGAGGGCCAGTCCGAGATCGATATGGACATGGAGACGGAATCGGATAACGGGTCAAGCCCAAAACAGGCCTCAGAACAGAAGGAACCTAATTTGGACCACCACTTACGTGTTGCCCGCCTCAAACTTAGACGCTCCAAAGGCTTCCATTAG
- the LOC113694328 gene encoding transcription factor E2FA isoform X2, producing the protein MSTPQAPSRGAAAGGRQIPQPIKRHLPFSSMKPPFVPPEDYHRFSTPAGAGTETVRIQDAEAIVVKSPPIKRKSRTDNHEVSSTDWAASPGNTRTVSSPICTPVSAKGGKAYGRSKVTKGDMSGPSTPLSNAGSPAPLTPAGSCRYDSSLGLLTKKFINLIKHAEDGILDLNKAAETLEVQKRRIYDITNVLEGIGLIEKKLKNRIHWKGLDASRPDEVENDASILQAEVENLSMEERRLDDRIREMRERLRDLSEDEINEKWLFVTEEDIKTLPCFQVLFYCLVMRQCPFNVLNETLIAIKAPHGTTLEVPDPDEAVDYPQRRYRIILRSTMGPIDVYLVSQFEEKFEDVNGGEPSMRYALASSSGSNDNPAAETAVYEKTGLVVGELAEQDTRMAADLDASHDYAGGMMKIVPSENDADYWLLSDAGVSITDMWKSDAGVEWNGVNMLHDEFGMSDISERPQTPPSGVVDMTYPAANATPR; encoded by the exons ATGTCTACGCCTCAAGCTCCGTCAAGAGGGGCTGCTGCCGGGGGCCGCCAGATTCCGCAGCCGATCAAGCGACACTTACCTTTCTCATCTATGAAGCCGCCTTTCGTTCCTCCCGAGGATTACCACCGGTTCTCCACCCCAGCTGGCGCCGGCACTGAAACTGTCCGGATTCAGGACGCCGAAGCTATCGTTGTCAAATCTCCT CCAATAAAACGGAAGTCCAGAACAGATAATCATGAAGTTTCATCTACAGACTGGGCTGCTAGTCCTGGGAATACTCGTACAGTCAGCAGCCCAATTTGCACTCCTGTATCTGCCAAGGGAGGAAAGGCATACGGCAGATCAAAGGTCACAAAAGGGGATATGTCTGGACCTTCAACTCCTTTGTCCAATGCAG GTTCTCCTGCTCCTCTCACTCCAGCAGGCAGCTGCCGCTACGACAGCTCTTTGG GTCTTCTgacaaaaaaattcatcaacttgaTAAAGCATGCAGAGGATGGAATTCTGGATCTGAACAAGGCAGCAGAGACGTTGGAG GTGCAAAAAAGACGGATATATGACATTACAAATGTTCTTGAAGGAATTGGTCTAAttgaaaagaaattgaaaaacagAATCCATTGGAA GGGCCTTGATGCATCAAGACCAGATGAAGTGGAAAACGATGCTTCTATCTTACAG GCAGAAGTTGAGAATCTTTCCATGGAAGAACGAAGATTAGATGATCGCATCAG AGAGATGCGAGAAAGATTGAGGGATTTGAGTGAAGATGAAATCAATGAAAA ATGGCTTTTTGTGACCGAAGAGGATATCAAGACTTTACCTTGCTTTCAGGtacttttttattgtttggttATGAGGCAATGCCCCTTCAATGTGCTG AATGAAACTCTTATAGCAATTAAAGCCCCACACGGTACCACTCTAGAAGTCCCAGATCCTGATGAG GCTGTTGATTATCCACAAAGGAGATACAGAATAATCCTCAGAAGCACAATGGGGCCCATTGATGTCTACCTTGTCAG CCAATTCGAGGAAAAATTTGAGGATGTAAATGGTGGTGAACCATCAATGAGGTATGCACTTGCTTCCAGTTCAGGTTCAAATGACAATCCAGCAGCAGAGACAGCTGTTTATGAAAAGACTGGGCTGGTGGTAGGCGAACTGGCAGAGCAGGATACAAGAATGGCTGCTGATCTTGATGCTTCACATGACTATGCTGGAGGAATGATGAAAATTGTTCCCTCAGAG AACGACGCAGATTACTGGCTTCTATCAGATGCAGGTGTTAGCATCACAGACATGTGGAAGTCAGATG CTGGTGTTGAATGGAATGGGGTAAATATGCTTCACGATGAATTTGGAATGAGTGACATCAGTGAGAGGCCACAGACACCGCCATCTGGTGTTGTTGACATGACATATCCCGCGGCAAATGCAACACCTAGGTGA
- the LOC113694328 gene encoding transcription factor E2FA isoform X1: MSTPQAPSRGAAAGGRQIPQPIKRHLPFSSMKPPFVPPEDYHRFSTPAGAGTETVRIQDAEAIVVKSPPIKRKSRTDNHEVSSTDWAASPGNTRTVSSPICTPVSAKGGKAYGRSKVTKGDMSGPSTPLSNAGSPAPLTPAGSCRYDSSLGLLTKKFINLIKHAEDGILDLNKAAETLEVQKRRIYDITNVLEGIGLIEKKLKNRIHWKGLDASRPDEVENDASILQAEVENLSMEERRLDDRIREMRERLRDLSEDEINEKWLFVTEEDIKTLPCFQVLFYCLVMRQCPFNVLNETLIAIKAPHGTTLEVPDPDEAVDYPQRRYRIILRSTMGPIDVYLVSQFEEKFEDVNGGEPSMRYALASSSGSNDNPAAETAVYEKTGLVVGELAEQDTRMAADLDASHDYAGGMMKIVPSEVGNDADYWLLSDAGVSITDMWKSDAGVEWNGVNMLHDEFGMSDISERPQTPPSGVVDMTYPAANATPR, translated from the exons ATGTCTACGCCTCAAGCTCCGTCAAGAGGGGCTGCTGCCGGGGGCCGCCAGATTCCGCAGCCGATCAAGCGACACTTACCTTTCTCATCTATGAAGCCGCCTTTCGTTCCTCCCGAGGATTACCACCGGTTCTCCACCCCAGCTGGCGCCGGCACTGAAACTGTCCGGATTCAGGACGCCGAAGCTATCGTTGTCAAATCTCCT CCAATAAAACGGAAGTCCAGAACAGATAATCATGAAGTTTCATCTACAGACTGGGCTGCTAGTCCTGGGAATACTCGTACAGTCAGCAGCCCAATTTGCACTCCTGTATCTGCCAAGGGAGGAAAGGCATACGGCAGATCAAAGGTCACAAAAGGGGATATGTCTGGACCTTCAACTCCTTTGTCCAATGCAG GTTCTCCTGCTCCTCTCACTCCAGCAGGCAGCTGCCGCTACGACAGCTCTTTGG GTCTTCTgacaaaaaaattcatcaacttgaTAAAGCATGCAGAGGATGGAATTCTGGATCTGAACAAGGCAGCAGAGACGTTGGAG GTGCAAAAAAGACGGATATATGACATTACAAATGTTCTTGAAGGAATTGGTCTAAttgaaaagaaattgaaaaacagAATCCATTGGAA GGGCCTTGATGCATCAAGACCAGATGAAGTGGAAAACGATGCTTCTATCTTACAG GCAGAAGTTGAGAATCTTTCCATGGAAGAACGAAGATTAGATGATCGCATCAG AGAGATGCGAGAAAGATTGAGGGATTTGAGTGAAGATGAAATCAATGAAAA ATGGCTTTTTGTGACCGAAGAGGATATCAAGACTTTACCTTGCTTTCAGGtacttttttattgtttggttATGAGGCAATGCCCCTTCAATGTGCTG AATGAAACTCTTATAGCAATTAAAGCCCCACACGGTACCACTCTAGAAGTCCCAGATCCTGATGAG GCTGTTGATTATCCACAAAGGAGATACAGAATAATCCTCAGAAGCACAATGGGGCCCATTGATGTCTACCTTGTCAG CCAATTCGAGGAAAAATTTGAGGATGTAAATGGTGGTGAACCATCAATGAGGTATGCACTTGCTTCCAGTTCAGGTTCAAATGACAATCCAGCAGCAGAGACAGCTGTTTATGAAAAGACTGGGCTGGTGGTAGGCGAACTGGCAGAGCAGGATACAAGAATGGCTGCTGATCTTGATGCTTCACATGACTATGCTGGAGGAATGATGAAAATTGTTCCCTCAGAGGTTGGT AACGACGCAGATTACTGGCTTCTATCAGATGCAGGTGTTAGCATCACAGACATGTGGAAGTCAGATG CTGGTGTTGAATGGAATGGGGTAAATATGCTTCACGATGAATTTGGAATGAGTGACATCAGTGAGAGGCCACAGACACCGCCATCTGGTGTTGTTGACATGACATATCCCGCGGCAAATGCAACACCTAGGTGA
- the LOC113694328 gene encoding transcription factor E2FA isoform X5 produces the protein MSTPQAPSRGAAAGGRQIPQPIKRHLPFSSMKPPFVPPEDYHRFSTPAGAGTETVRIQDAEAIVVKSPPIKRKSRTDNHEVSSTDWAASPGNTRTVSSPICTPVSAKGGKAYGRSKVTKGDMSGPSTPLSNAGSPAPLTPAGSCRYDSSLGLLTKKFINLIKHAEDGILDLNKAAETLEVQKRRIYDITNVLEGIGLIEKKLKNRIHWKGLDASRPDEVENDASILQAEVENLSMEERRLDDRIRWLFVTEEDIKTLPCFQNETLIAIKAPHGTTLEVPDPDEAVDYPQRRYRIILRSTMGPIDVYLVSQFEEKFEDVNGGEPSMRYALASSSGSNDNPAAETAVYEKTGLVVGELAEQDTRMAADLDASHDYAGGMMKIVPSEVGNDADYWLLSDAGVSITDMWKSDAGVEWNGVNMLHDEFGMSDISERPQTPPSGVVDMTYPAANATPR, from the exons ATGTCTACGCCTCAAGCTCCGTCAAGAGGGGCTGCTGCCGGGGGCCGCCAGATTCCGCAGCCGATCAAGCGACACTTACCTTTCTCATCTATGAAGCCGCCTTTCGTTCCTCCCGAGGATTACCACCGGTTCTCCACCCCAGCTGGCGCCGGCACTGAAACTGTCCGGATTCAGGACGCCGAAGCTATCGTTGTCAAATCTCCT CCAATAAAACGGAAGTCCAGAACAGATAATCATGAAGTTTCATCTACAGACTGGGCTGCTAGTCCTGGGAATACTCGTACAGTCAGCAGCCCAATTTGCACTCCTGTATCTGCCAAGGGAGGAAAGGCATACGGCAGATCAAAGGTCACAAAAGGGGATATGTCTGGACCTTCAACTCCTTTGTCCAATGCAG GTTCTCCTGCTCCTCTCACTCCAGCAGGCAGCTGCCGCTACGACAGCTCTTTGG GTCTTCTgacaaaaaaattcatcaacttgaTAAAGCATGCAGAGGATGGAATTCTGGATCTGAACAAGGCAGCAGAGACGTTGGAG GTGCAAAAAAGACGGATATATGACATTACAAATGTTCTTGAAGGAATTGGTCTAAttgaaaagaaattgaaaaacagAATCCATTGGAA GGGCCTTGATGCATCAAGACCAGATGAAGTGGAAAACGATGCTTCTATCTTACAG GCAGAAGTTGAGAATCTTTCCATGGAAGAACGAAGATTAGATGATCGCATCAG ATGGCTTTTTGTGACCGAAGAGGATATCAAGACTTTACCTTGCTTTCAG AATGAAACTCTTATAGCAATTAAAGCCCCACACGGTACCACTCTAGAAGTCCCAGATCCTGATGAG GCTGTTGATTATCCACAAAGGAGATACAGAATAATCCTCAGAAGCACAATGGGGCCCATTGATGTCTACCTTGTCAG CCAATTCGAGGAAAAATTTGAGGATGTAAATGGTGGTGAACCATCAATGAGGTATGCACTTGCTTCCAGTTCAGGTTCAAATGACAATCCAGCAGCAGAGACAGCTGTTTATGAAAAGACTGGGCTGGTGGTAGGCGAACTGGCAGAGCAGGATACAAGAATGGCTGCTGATCTTGATGCTTCACATGACTATGCTGGAGGAATGATGAAAATTGTTCCCTCAGAGGTTGGT AACGACGCAGATTACTGGCTTCTATCAGATGCAGGTGTTAGCATCACAGACATGTGGAAGTCAGATG CTGGTGTTGAATGGAATGGGGTAAATATGCTTCACGATGAATTTGGAATGAGTGACATCAGTGAGAGGCCACAGACACCGCCATCTGGTGTTGTTGACATGACATATCCCGCGGCAAATGCAACACCTAGGTGA
- the LOC113694328 gene encoding transcription factor E2FA isoform X3 translates to MSTPQAPSRGAAAGGRQIPQPIKRHLPFSSMKPPFVPPEDYHRFSTPAGAGTETVRIQDAEAIVVKSPPIKRKSRTDNHEVSSTDWAASPGNTRTVSSPICTPVSAKGGKAYGRSKVTKGDMSGPSTPLSNAGSPAPLTPAGSCRYDSSLGLLTKKFINLIKHAEDGILDLNKAAETLEVQKRRIYDITNVLEGIGLIEKKLKNRIHWKGLDASRPDEVENDASILQAEVENLSMEERRLDDRIREMRERLRDLSEDEINEKWLFVTEEDIKTLPCFQNETLIAIKAPHGTTLEVPDPDEAVDYPQRRYRIILRSTMGPIDVYLVSQFEEKFEDVNGGEPSMRYALASSSGSNDNPAAETAVYEKTGLVVGELAEQDTRMAADLDASHDYAGGMMKIVPSEVGNDADYWLLSDAGVSITDMWKSDAGVEWNGVNMLHDEFGMSDISERPQTPPSGVVDMTYPAANATPR, encoded by the exons ATGTCTACGCCTCAAGCTCCGTCAAGAGGGGCTGCTGCCGGGGGCCGCCAGATTCCGCAGCCGATCAAGCGACACTTACCTTTCTCATCTATGAAGCCGCCTTTCGTTCCTCCCGAGGATTACCACCGGTTCTCCACCCCAGCTGGCGCCGGCACTGAAACTGTCCGGATTCAGGACGCCGAAGCTATCGTTGTCAAATCTCCT CCAATAAAACGGAAGTCCAGAACAGATAATCATGAAGTTTCATCTACAGACTGGGCTGCTAGTCCTGGGAATACTCGTACAGTCAGCAGCCCAATTTGCACTCCTGTATCTGCCAAGGGAGGAAAGGCATACGGCAGATCAAAGGTCACAAAAGGGGATATGTCTGGACCTTCAACTCCTTTGTCCAATGCAG GTTCTCCTGCTCCTCTCACTCCAGCAGGCAGCTGCCGCTACGACAGCTCTTTGG GTCTTCTgacaaaaaaattcatcaacttgaTAAAGCATGCAGAGGATGGAATTCTGGATCTGAACAAGGCAGCAGAGACGTTGGAG GTGCAAAAAAGACGGATATATGACATTACAAATGTTCTTGAAGGAATTGGTCTAAttgaaaagaaattgaaaaacagAATCCATTGGAA GGGCCTTGATGCATCAAGACCAGATGAAGTGGAAAACGATGCTTCTATCTTACAG GCAGAAGTTGAGAATCTTTCCATGGAAGAACGAAGATTAGATGATCGCATCAG AGAGATGCGAGAAAGATTGAGGGATTTGAGTGAAGATGAAATCAATGAAAA ATGGCTTTTTGTGACCGAAGAGGATATCAAGACTTTACCTTGCTTTCAG AATGAAACTCTTATAGCAATTAAAGCCCCACACGGTACCACTCTAGAAGTCCCAGATCCTGATGAG GCTGTTGATTATCCACAAAGGAGATACAGAATAATCCTCAGAAGCACAATGGGGCCCATTGATGTCTACCTTGTCAG CCAATTCGAGGAAAAATTTGAGGATGTAAATGGTGGTGAACCATCAATGAGGTATGCACTTGCTTCCAGTTCAGGTTCAAATGACAATCCAGCAGCAGAGACAGCTGTTTATGAAAAGACTGGGCTGGTGGTAGGCGAACTGGCAGAGCAGGATACAAGAATGGCTGCTGATCTTGATGCTTCACATGACTATGCTGGAGGAATGATGAAAATTGTTCCCTCAGAGGTTGGT AACGACGCAGATTACTGGCTTCTATCAGATGCAGGTGTTAGCATCACAGACATGTGGAAGTCAGATG CTGGTGTTGAATGGAATGGGGTAAATATGCTTCACGATGAATTTGGAATGAGTGACATCAGTGAGAGGCCACAGACACCGCCATCTGGTGTTGTTGACATGACATATCCCGCGGCAAATGCAACACCTAGGTGA
- the LOC113694328 gene encoding transcription factor E2FA isoform X4, which yields MSTPQAPSRGAAAGGRQIPQPIKRHLPFSSMKPPFVPPEDYHRFSTPAGAGTETVRIQDAEAIVVKSPPIKRKSRTDNHEVSSTDWAASPGNTRTVSSPICTPVSAKGGKAYGRSKVTKGDMSGPSTPLSNAGSPAPLTPAGSCRYDSSLGLLTKKFINLIKHAEDGILDLNKAAETLEVQKRRIYDITNVLEGIGLIEKKLKNRIHWKGLDASRPDEVENDASILQAEVENLSMEERRLDDRIRWLFVTEEDIKTLPCFQVLFYCLVMRQCPFNVLNETLIAIKAPHGTTLEVPDPDEAVDYPQRRYRIILRSTMGPIDVYLVSQFEEKFEDVNGGEPSMRYALASSSGSNDNPAAETAVYEKTGLVVGELAEQDTRMAADLDASHDYAGGMMKIVPSEVGNDADYWLLSDAGVSITDMWKSDAGVEWNGVNMLHDEFGMSDISERPQTPPSGVVDMTYPAANATPR from the exons ATGTCTACGCCTCAAGCTCCGTCAAGAGGGGCTGCTGCCGGGGGCCGCCAGATTCCGCAGCCGATCAAGCGACACTTACCTTTCTCATCTATGAAGCCGCCTTTCGTTCCTCCCGAGGATTACCACCGGTTCTCCACCCCAGCTGGCGCCGGCACTGAAACTGTCCGGATTCAGGACGCCGAAGCTATCGTTGTCAAATCTCCT CCAATAAAACGGAAGTCCAGAACAGATAATCATGAAGTTTCATCTACAGACTGGGCTGCTAGTCCTGGGAATACTCGTACAGTCAGCAGCCCAATTTGCACTCCTGTATCTGCCAAGGGAGGAAAGGCATACGGCAGATCAAAGGTCACAAAAGGGGATATGTCTGGACCTTCAACTCCTTTGTCCAATGCAG GTTCTCCTGCTCCTCTCACTCCAGCAGGCAGCTGCCGCTACGACAGCTCTTTGG GTCTTCTgacaaaaaaattcatcaacttgaTAAAGCATGCAGAGGATGGAATTCTGGATCTGAACAAGGCAGCAGAGACGTTGGAG GTGCAAAAAAGACGGATATATGACATTACAAATGTTCTTGAAGGAATTGGTCTAAttgaaaagaaattgaaaaacagAATCCATTGGAA GGGCCTTGATGCATCAAGACCAGATGAAGTGGAAAACGATGCTTCTATCTTACAG GCAGAAGTTGAGAATCTTTCCATGGAAGAACGAAGATTAGATGATCGCATCAG ATGGCTTTTTGTGACCGAAGAGGATATCAAGACTTTACCTTGCTTTCAGGtacttttttattgtttggttATGAGGCAATGCCCCTTCAATGTGCTG AATGAAACTCTTATAGCAATTAAAGCCCCACACGGTACCACTCTAGAAGTCCCAGATCCTGATGAG GCTGTTGATTATCCACAAAGGAGATACAGAATAATCCTCAGAAGCACAATGGGGCCCATTGATGTCTACCTTGTCAG CCAATTCGAGGAAAAATTTGAGGATGTAAATGGTGGTGAACCATCAATGAGGTATGCACTTGCTTCCAGTTCAGGTTCAAATGACAATCCAGCAGCAGAGACAGCTGTTTATGAAAAGACTGGGCTGGTGGTAGGCGAACTGGCAGAGCAGGATACAAGAATGGCTGCTGATCTTGATGCTTCACATGACTATGCTGGAGGAATGATGAAAATTGTTCCCTCAGAGGTTGGT AACGACGCAGATTACTGGCTTCTATCAGATGCAGGTGTTAGCATCACAGACATGTGGAAGTCAGATG CTGGTGTTGAATGGAATGGGGTAAATATGCTTCACGATGAATTTGGAATGAGTGACATCAGTGAGAGGCCACAGACACCGCCATCTGGTGTTGTTGACATGACATATCCCGCGGCAAATGCAACACCTAGGTGA
- the LOC113694328 gene encoding transcription factor E2FA isoform X6, giving the protein MSTPQAPSRGAAAGGRQIPQPIKRHLPFSSMKPPFVPPEDYHRFSTPAGAGTETVRIQDAEAIVVKSPPIKRKSRTDNHEVSSTDWAASPGNTRTVSSPICTPVSAKGGKAYGRSKVTKGDMSGPSTPLSNAGSPAPLTPAGSCRYDSSLGLLTKKFINLIKHAEDGILDLNKAAETLEVQKRRIYDITNVLEGIGLIEKKLKNRIHWKGLDASRPDEVENDASILQAEVENLSMEERRLDDRIREMRERLRDLSEDEINEKWLFVTEEDIKTLPCFQVLFYCLVMRQCPFNVLNETLIAIKAPHGTTLEVPDPDEAVDYPQRRYRIILRSTMGPIDVYLVSQFEEKFEDVNGGEPSMRYALASSSGSNDNPAAETAVYEKTGLVVGELAEQDTRMAADLDASHDYAGGMMKIVPSEITGFYQMQVLASQTCGSQMLVLNGMG; this is encoded by the exons ATGTCTACGCCTCAAGCTCCGTCAAGAGGGGCTGCTGCCGGGGGCCGCCAGATTCCGCAGCCGATCAAGCGACACTTACCTTTCTCATCTATGAAGCCGCCTTTCGTTCCTCCCGAGGATTACCACCGGTTCTCCACCCCAGCTGGCGCCGGCACTGAAACTGTCCGGATTCAGGACGCCGAAGCTATCGTTGTCAAATCTCCT CCAATAAAACGGAAGTCCAGAACAGATAATCATGAAGTTTCATCTACAGACTGGGCTGCTAGTCCTGGGAATACTCGTACAGTCAGCAGCCCAATTTGCACTCCTGTATCTGCCAAGGGAGGAAAGGCATACGGCAGATCAAAGGTCACAAAAGGGGATATGTCTGGACCTTCAACTCCTTTGTCCAATGCAG GTTCTCCTGCTCCTCTCACTCCAGCAGGCAGCTGCCGCTACGACAGCTCTTTGG GTCTTCTgacaaaaaaattcatcaacttgaTAAAGCATGCAGAGGATGGAATTCTGGATCTGAACAAGGCAGCAGAGACGTTGGAG GTGCAAAAAAGACGGATATATGACATTACAAATGTTCTTGAAGGAATTGGTCTAAttgaaaagaaattgaaaaacagAATCCATTGGAA GGGCCTTGATGCATCAAGACCAGATGAAGTGGAAAACGATGCTTCTATCTTACAG GCAGAAGTTGAGAATCTTTCCATGGAAGAACGAAGATTAGATGATCGCATCAG AGAGATGCGAGAAAGATTGAGGGATTTGAGTGAAGATGAAATCAATGAAAA ATGGCTTTTTGTGACCGAAGAGGATATCAAGACTTTACCTTGCTTTCAGGtacttttttattgtttggttATGAGGCAATGCCCCTTCAATGTGCTG AATGAAACTCTTATAGCAATTAAAGCCCCACACGGTACCACTCTAGAAGTCCCAGATCCTGATGAG GCTGTTGATTATCCACAAAGGAGATACAGAATAATCCTCAGAAGCACAATGGGGCCCATTGATGTCTACCTTGTCAG CCAATTCGAGGAAAAATTTGAGGATGTAAATGGTGGTGAACCATCAATGAGGTATGCACTTGCTTCCAGTTCAGGTTCAAATGACAATCCAGCAGCAGAGACAGCTGTTTATGAAAAGACTGGGCTGGTGGTAGGCGAACTGGCAGAGCAGGATACAAGAATGGCTGCTGATCTTGATGCTTCACATGACTATGCTGGAGGAATGATGAAAATTGTTCCCTCAGAG ATTACTGGCTTCTATCAGATGCAGGTGTTAGCATCACAGACATGTGGAAGTCAGATG CTGGTGTTGAATGGAATGGGGTAA